In one window of Synechococcus sp. M16CYN DNA:
- the rlmB gene encoding 23S rRNA (guanosine(2251)-2'-O)-methyltransferase RlmB gives MSSYSERRFDKASLNSRQGGVSSDRPSGRSSSFSSLSLNRSSDKKKSLSSDRNSDNRRPRRNQVEHGTSSNRSSSGRFLKDHYFGDRSSSNGPPSDRPQRRRDNKSLRSYGRNEEDEGRSYKRRNNRDSWSYGQREDQGSRPQRRRDNKSLRSYGRNEEDEGRSYKRRNNRDSWSYGQREDQGSRPQRRRDNKSLRSYGRNEEDEGRSYKRRGEQFERSSFRNRLRPDLPPQEYFRDRSRYDPDRRRFGDERQRSSQHQPFGFTEPSFRRPEVAPEAEAFISPADDLIWGRHASQAVLESRRPIHRIWCTPEMRSSSKFLQLLREAKASGVLVEEVTWARLAQITSGSVHQGIALQTAAADTFNLDILIDSCSDLGEPPLLLALDGITDPHNLGAVVRSAEAMGAHGLVLPQRRSAGLTGSAAKVAAGAMEHLPVARVVNLNRSLEKLKSSGYRVIGLVAEGDITLMDVNLEGPLVLVTGSENQGLSLLTRRHCDQLVRIPLRGITPSLNASVATALCVYEVARRNWMKDVHGQAPPPPIVRPRIKTQKTVSIKPLVSDHITSELSDPEPQRINEPIVSNPSAEFSGLIETGSPQAESTCPTSRVAVDLS, from the coding sequence ATGAGCTCTTATTCTGAACGTCGCTTTGATAAAGCCTCCCTCAATAGCCGTCAGGGAGGTGTCAGCAGTGATCGTCCTTCGGGCAGATCTTCATCATTCAGTAGCCTCTCATTGAACCGAAGTTCTGATAAAAAGAAATCTCTGTCTTCCGATAGGAACTCCGATAACAGGCGGCCTCGAAGGAACCAGGTAGAACATGGCACCTCCAGCAACCGCTCATCGAGTGGACGCTTTTTGAAGGATCATTATTTTGGCGATCGCTCCTCAAGTAATGGCCCCCCAAGTGATCGCCCCCAGAGACGGCGCGATAACAAGAGCCTCCGGTCTTACGGGCGGAATGAAGAAGATGAGGGGCGGTCTTATAAACGCCGAAATAACAGAGACTCCTGGTCCTATGGGCAGCGAGAAGATCAGGGATCTCGCCCCCAGAGACGGCGCGATAACAAGAGCCTCCGGTCTTACGGGCGGAATGAAGAAGATGAGGGGCGGTCTTATAAACGCCGAAATAACAGAGACTCCTGGTCCTATGGGCAGCGAGAAGATCAGGGATCTCGCCCCCAGAGACGGCGCGATAACAAGAGCCTCCGGTCTTACGGGCGGAATGAAGAAGATGAGGGGCGGTCTTATAAACGCCGGGGTGAACAGTTTGAGCGTTCCTCCTTTCGAAATAGACTCCGCCCTGATTTACCGCCTCAGGAATATTTTCGTGATCGCTCTAGATACGATCCCGATCGGCGCCGCTTCGGTGATGAACGGCAACGCTCCTCTCAGCACCAACCTTTTGGCTTTACGGAGCCTAGTTTTCGGCGTCCCGAAGTAGCTCCTGAGGCTGAAGCATTTATTTCACCTGCTGATGACCTGATCTGGGGTCGCCATGCATCACAGGCTGTTCTCGAGTCAAGAAGACCAATTCATAGGATCTGGTGTACACCGGAGATGCGAAGTTCTTCGAAATTCCTACAGCTGTTGCGTGAGGCCAAGGCTTCCGGTGTTCTGGTCGAAGAGGTTACCTGGGCTCGTCTCGCTCAAATCACAAGTGGCTCTGTACACCAGGGCATTGCTTTGCAGACTGCTGCTGCAGATACTTTTAATCTCGACATCCTTATCGACAGTTGCTCTGATCTCGGTGAACCCCCTTTGTTACTTGCTCTCGATGGCATAACGGATCCCCATAACCTTGGTGCTGTTGTACGTTCCGCGGAGGCGATGGGTGCCCATGGTCTTGTACTACCTCAGCGTCGCAGTGCTGGTCTCACTGGTTCAGCGGCCAAGGTGGCGGCGGGAGCCATGGAGCATCTGCCCGTGGCGCGTGTCGTCAATCTCAACCGCTCCCTGGAGAAGCTGAAGAGTTCAGGGTATCGGGTGATTGGCTTGGTTGCTGAAGGAGACATCACTCTTATGGATGTAAATTTGGAAGGTCCTCTCGTATTGGTCACTGGGTCAGAGAATCAGGGTTTGTCACTGCTCACACGCCGCCATTGTGATCAATTGGTGAGGATTCCTCTGCGTGGCATCACTCCCAGCCTGAATGCTTCTGTTGCCACCGCTCTGTGTGTATACGAAGTAGCTCGTCGTAATTGGATGAAAGACGTTCACGGCCAAGCGCCCCCGCCTCCAATTGTTCGACCCCGTATAAAGACCCAAAAAACCGTGTCCATAAAACCGCTCGTTTCCGATCACATAACCTCTGAGCTTTCGGATCCTGAACCACAAAGGATTAATGAACCAATAGTGTCAAATCCATCAGCCGAATTTTCAGGTCTGATTGAAACAGGGTCTCCACAAGCGGAATCTACCTGTCCAACATCCAGGGTTGCTGTTGATTTGTCATAA
- a CDS encoding DUF1816 domain-containing protein, with translation MSPLIRPLRSLANGLGVAWWARIQTSGPDVTYWFGPFITKNGLESQLSTFLEDINSEHPQSISHSLLRTRRGEPLTISTEA, from the coding sequence ATGAGCCCACTGATCCGGCCACTGCGAAGCCTAGCTAACGGCCTCGGTGTTGCCTGGTGGGCGCGTATCCAGACCTCCGGTCCAGACGTTACCTACTGGTTCGGTCCGTTCATCACAAAAAACGGCCTCGAGTCACAACTGTCGACTTTCCTTGAAGATATCAACTCCGAGCATCCTCAATCCATTAGTCATTCGTTGCTTCGCACCCGACGTGGAGAACCGCTGACCATCTCAACTGAGGCGTGA
- the gatA gene encoding Asp-tRNA(Asn)/Glu-tRNA(Gln) amidotransferase subunit GatA, with translation MARKPMTISEWRQQLQKGEVSSRELVDQHIDRLEVAEPLLNVYNEVTIDRARADADRVDTARVNGEPLGPLAGLPLAVKDNLCTRGIRTTCSSRMLEHFVPPYESTATKRLWKAGGVLVGKTNLDEFAMGSSTETSAFGATRNPWNTDYVPGGSSGGSAAAVSSGSCIASLGSDTGGSIRQPASFCGVVGLKPTYGRVSRWGLVAFASSLDQVGPFAANVADVAELLQVIAGPDPHDSTCLNVDVPDFTAGLDRPIKGLKVGIIKECFDAEGLESEVRVSVQAAVAQLGVLGAELVEVSCPHFNDGIATYYVIAPSEASANLARYDGVKYGFRAKNVESLVTMTASSRAEGFGEEVQRRILIGTYALSAGYVDAYYKKAQQVRTLIRRDFYNAFKSADVLLTPTAPSTAFKAGACKDNPLAMYLADLLTIPVSLAGLPAISVPCGFSQTGLPIGLQLIGDVLKEARLLQVAYQYEQAADVFSKRPFSPLVP, from the coding sequence ATGGCTCGCAAACCCATGACAATCAGTGAGTGGCGTCAACAACTACAGAAAGGCGAAGTTTCTTCCCGTGAACTTGTTGATCAGCACATAGACAGGCTCGAAGTAGCTGAACCTTTGCTCAATGTTTATAATGAGGTAACTATTGATCGAGCCCGTGCAGATGCTGATCGCGTCGACACGGCTCGGGTTAACGGCGAGCCTCTTGGACCTCTAGCTGGTCTACCGTTGGCCGTTAAAGATAACCTCTGTACCCGTGGGATTCGAACTACATGCTCCAGCCGCATGCTCGAGCATTTTGTTCCTCCTTATGAGTCCACTGCCACAAAACGGCTTTGGAAAGCCGGGGGCGTTTTGGTTGGTAAAACCAACCTAGACGAATTTGCTATGGGCAGCTCTACCGAAACCTCAGCGTTTGGGGCCACGCGCAATCCCTGGAATACTGACTACGTCCCCGGTGGTAGTTCTGGTGGGAGCGCGGCGGCGGTATCCTCGGGCAGCTGCATCGCTTCTCTGGGATCCGATACAGGTGGATCAATCCGTCAGCCAGCGTCTTTCTGTGGTGTTGTTGGTTTGAAACCTACCTATGGGCGTGTGAGTCGTTGGGGGTTGGTGGCATTTGCCAGCTCGCTTGATCAAGTGGGTCCATTTGCAGCCAACGTAGCCGACGTAGCCGAGCTTTTGCAGGTAATCGCTGGGCCAGATCCACATGATTCCACTTGTCTTAACGTTGATGTTCCTGATTTCACCGCCGGTCTTGATCGACCAATAAAAGGATTGAAGGTGGGCATAATTAAGGAGTGTTTTGACGCCGAGGGACTAGAAAGCGAAGTCAGGGTCTCTGTACAGGCAGCCGTAGCCCAGCTTGGGGTTCTTGGAGCTGAGTTGGTTGAGGTGAGCTGTCCGCACTTCAACGACGGTATCGCTACTTACTACGTGATCGCCCCTTCTGAGGCATCTGCCAATTTAGCTCGTTACGACGGGGTCAAGTATGGATTTCGTGCCAAGAATGTTGAGAGTTTGGTTACCATGACGGCTAGTAGTCGGGCGGAGGGCTTTGGTGAAGAGGTGCAGCGGCGCATTCTGATCGGAACATATGCTCTCTCTGCCGGATATGTCGACGCTTACTACAAGAAGGCTCAGCAAGTGCGCACCCTAATCCGTCGTGATTTCTACAATGCGTTTAAATCAGCGGACGTATTGCTCACACCTACAGCACCCTCCACTGCCTTCAAAGCTGGAGCCTGCAAAGACAATCCCTTAGCAATGTATTTAGCTGATTTGTTAACGATTCCAGTTAGCCTCGCTGGCCTACCAGCGATTAGTGTCCCCTGCGGATTTAGTCAGACAGGTCTTCCAATCGGTTTACAGCTGATTGGCGATGTGCTGAAAGAAGCTCGTTTGCTGCAAGTGGCCTACCAATACGAGCAGGCTGCTGACGTCTTTTCCAAGCGTCCTTTCTCACCTCTGGTACCCTAA
- the trpD gene encoding anthranilate phosphoribosyltransferase — protein MSSELRPWPRRLESLLQGHDLTANDASSLMRAWLAGDLSPAQTGAFLAGLRAKGIVADELVAMAIVLRKACPLPCDRPDLTMVDTCGTGGDGADTFNVSTAVAFTTASCGVNVAKHGNRSASGNVGSADVLEGLGVNLGAPLASVVDAISKTGITFLFAPAWHSALVNLAPLRHSLGVRTVFNLLGPLVNPLQPQAQVLGVAQADLLNPMASALSQLHLKRAIVVHGSGGLDEASLSGVNELRLIEAGRSIASRFISPNDLGFEQVPLEALRGGNLAENQRILENVLKGQATPAQMDVVAFNTALALWVAGSESDLKIASRRALQTLRQGLPWQKLQDLRQALSHGNGQ, from the coding sequence ATGTCCTCTGAACTCCGTCCTTGGCCCCGGCGTCTTGAGTCCCTACTCCAGGGACACGACCTCACTGCCAACGACGCATCATCACTGATGCGGGCTTGGCTAGCTGGAGACTTGTCTCCAGCTCAGACGGGAGCCTTTCTCGCCGGTCTGAGAGCTAAAGGCATTGTAGCGGATGAATTGGTAGCCATGGCCATCGTCCTTCGTAAGGCATGTCCTCTTCCTTGCGATCGTCCCGATTTGACTATGGTGGACACCTGCGGTACTGGTGGAGATGGCGCTGACACCTTTAATGTCTCAACGGCGGTAGCCTTCACGACCGCCTCCTGCGGCGTGAATGTAGCTAAACACGGCAATCGCAGCGCTAGCGGAAATGTGGGCTCTGCTGATGTGCTGGAAGGTCTTGGTGTGAACCTCGGGGCTCCGCTCGCCTCCGTCGTCGATGCAATTTCTAAAACGGGAATCACCTTTCTGTTTGCTCCGGCGTGGCATTCGGCATTAGTGAACCTGGCTCCATTGCGCCACAGTCTTGGGGTACGCACGGTATTCAATCTATTAGGCCCCTTGGTGAATCCCCTTCAACCTCAAGCACAGGTACTTGGTGTAGCTCAAGCAGACCTACTGAATCCCATGGCCAGCGCTCTAAGCCAATTGCATCTAAAACGTGCGATCGTGGTGCATGGTAGCGGGGGCTTAGATGAAGCCTCCTTGTCAGGAGTCAACGAGCTGCGCTTGATCGAGGCAGGTCGATCGATCGCGTCCCGTTTTATTTCACCTAATGATCTCGGATTTGAACAGGTACCACTTGAGGCGCTACGAGGCGGTAATCTGGCAGAGAACCAGCGCATACTTGAGAATGTCTTAAAAGGTCAGGCCACACCAGCACAAATGGATGTTGTAGCCTTCAATACCGCTTTGGCCCTTTGGGTTGCTGGTTCGGAATCTGATCTAAAGATAGCGTCTCGGCGTGCACTGCAAACGCTCCGCCAAGGTCTGCCATGGCAAAAACTTCAGGATCTTCGGCAAGCGCTATCTCATGGGAATGGACAATGA
- a CDS encoding DNA polymerase III subunit alpha, with amino-acid sequence MVFVPLHNHSDYSLLDGASQLPAMVERAKELGMPAIALTDHGVMYGAIELLKLCRRNNLKPIIGNEMYIINGSIDDPQPKKEKRYHLVVLAKNTVGYRNLVKLTSIAHLRGMRGRGIFSRACIDKDLLEQHSEGLIVATACLGGEIPQAILRGFPGVARDVARWYQNLFGEDFYLEIMDHGSSEDRIINIEIVKIAHELGINLIATNDAHYLSKHDVESHDALLCVLTGKLIGDEKRLRYTGTEYIKTEEEMGRLFADHLDPAVVQQAITNTAKVAEKVEDYDILGRCQMPQFPIPEGHTAITYLREVTQQGLRDRLKIKNNDPIARKYAERIAHELEIIEQMGFSAYFLVVWDYIRFAREQSIPVGPGRGSAAGSLVAYTLGITNIDPVSNGLLFERFLNPERKSMPDIDTDFCIERRSEVIDYVTERYGEDKVAQIITFNRMTSKAVLKDVARVLDIPYGDADRLAKLIPVVRGKPAKLEAMIGDNSPNPRFREKYRGDPVTKRWVNMAMRIEGTNKTFGVHPAGVVIAADPLGELVPLQRNNDGQIITQYFMEDVESMGLLKMDFLGLKNLTMIDKALELVEVSSGIRINLDKLPSKDVDTFALLTRGDLEGIFQLESSGMRQIVRDLKPSSLEDISSILALYRPGPLDAGLVPKFINRKHGREAVDFTHAILEPILSETHGIMVYQEQIMRIAQDLAGYSLGQADLLRRAMGKKKVSEMQKHHDVFVEGASARGVNEKVANELFDQMVLFAEYCFNKSHSTAYGTVTYQTAYLKAHHPVAYMAALLTVNAGATDKVQRYISNCNAMGIEVMPPELNTSLTDFTPNGDRILFGLSAVRNLGDGAICQLIASRESDGPFQSLADLCDRIPSTVLNRRGLESLIHCGAMDAIDGNLNRAQLIADLDPILDWASSRARDRGSGQGNLFDLVSTTLGGADCPSSPSVAPKAAPVSDYSPSEKLQLEKDFVGFYLSDHPLKQLTSSSRLLAPIDLGSLEEQPDKSKVSAIVLVTELRQVTTRKGDRMAVIRLEDLTGSCEAVVFPKTYARLTDHLIEETRLLVWAGVDRRDERVQLIVDDCRAIDNLTLLLVQLPFGQANDIVVQHKLRQCLAQYRPRQDELGVKVPVIAEIRLGDMVRYVRFGAQFCVRDPIEAIQALNDQSFSARCSERLVLG; translated from the coding sequence ATGGTATTCGTCCCACTTCATAACCACAGCGACTATAGTCTTCTTGACGGGGCGTCGCAACTGCCCGCAATGGTGGAGCGAGCGAAAGAGCTGGGGATGCCAGCGATTGCTCTCACCGATCACGGTGTCATGTATGGCGCAATTGAGCTGCTCAAACTCTGCAGAAGAAACAATCTCAAACCAATTATTGGCAATGAGATGTATATCATCAACGGGTCAATCGATGACCCTCAACCTAAAAAAGAGAAACGGTATCATCTCGTTGTGTTGGCAAAAAATACTGTGGGCTATCGCAATCTGGTGAAACTCACCAGTATTGCTCATCTGCGTGGCATGCGGGGTCGTGGCATTTTTTCACGAGCGTGCATTGATAAAGACTTATTGGAGCAACACAGCGAAGGCCTCATCGTCGCTACAGCCTGTCTTGGTGGGGAGATCCCTCAGGCGATTCTGCGAGGTTTCCCTGGGGTGGCCAGAGACGTGGCCCGGTGGTACCAGAATTTATTTGGCGAAGACTTCTACTTAGAGATTATGGATCATGGTTCCTCTGAAGATCGAATCATCAACATAGAAATCGTCAAGATCGCCCACGAACTAGGTATCAATCTGATAGCCACTAATGATGCTCATTATCTGAGTAAACATGACGTAGAATCACATGACGCTCTTCTCTGCGTACTCACAGGGAAATTAATTGGCGACGAGAAACGGCTTCGCTACACCGGCACGGAATACATTAAGACCGAAGAAGAGATGGGCCGTCTATTTGCGGATCACCTCGATCCTGCTGTTGTTCAGCAAGCCATTACCAATACTGCAAAGGTCGCTGAAAAGGTGGAGGACTACGACATCTTGGGTAGGTGTCAAATGCCTCAATTTCCTATTCCGGAGGGTCATACGGCCATCACCTATCTTCGCGAGGTCACCCAACAGGGATTGCGTGACCGTCTAAAAATTAAGAATAACGATCCAATTGCCAGGAAATATGCAGAGCGTATAGCCCATGAACTCGAGATCATAGAGCAGATGGGCTTCTCCGCCTATTTTCTTGTGGTGTGGGATTACATCCGCTTTGCTCGAGAACAGAGCATTCCAGTTGGTCCTGGTCGAGGCTCTGCCGCCGGCTCTTTGGTGGCTTACACCCTTGGTATCACTAATATCGACCCAGTGAGCAACGGCTTACTTTTTGAACGGTTCCTGAATCCAGAACGGAAATCGATGCCTGACATCGACACCGACTTTTGTATCGAGCGCCGTAGTGAGGTGATCGATTACGTTACCGAGCGCTATGGCGAAGACAAAGTTGCCCAAATTATTACTTTTAACCGAATGACATCGAAAGCAGTTCTCAAAGATGTAGCTCGCGTTCTTGACATCCCCTACGGAGATGCCGACCGACTTGCTAAGTTAATACCGGTGGTGCGCGGCAAACCGGCCAAGCTAGAGGCCATGATTGGCGATAACTCACCCAACCCCAGGTTTCGAGAAAAGTATCGGGGTGATCCTGTAACGAAGCGCTGGGTTAACATGGCTATGCGGATTGAAGGCACCAACAAGACCTTCGGTGTACATCCTGCTGGTGTTGTGATTGCCGCAGATCCACTAGGTGAACTTGTACCTCTTCAGCGCAACAATGACGGCCAGATTATTACTCAATACTTCATGGAAGATGTTGAGTCAATGGGCCTGCTGAAGATGGATTTCCTCGGTCTTAAGAATTTAACCATGATTGATAAAGCTCTTGAACTTGTCGAGGTGAGCAGCGGTATTCGCATTAATCTTGACAAGTTGCCATCCAAAGATGTTGATACCTTCGCTTTATTGACTCGCGGCGACCTAGAAGGAATTTTCCAGCTCGAATCGAGCGGTATGCGCCAGATTGTAAGAGACCTTAAGCCCTCCTCTCTAGAAGACATCTCATCGATTTTGGCTCTTTATCGGCCAGGTCCACTGGACGCCGGACTAGTTCCGAAGTTCATCAACCGCAAGCACGGACGCGAGGCAGTCGATTTCACTCATGCGATCCTTGAGCCGATCTTAAGTGAGACCCATGGGATTATGGTTTACCAAGAGCAGATTATGCGAATCGCGCAAGATCTGGCTGGTTATTCTCTCGGACAGGCCGACCTACTACGACGAGCCATGGGCAAGAAGAAAGTGTCGGAGATGCAAAAGCATCATGATGTTTTTGTCGAGGGTGCTAGTGCGCGGGGCGTCAATGAAAAAGTTGCTAACGAACTATTTGATCAAATGGTGTTATTTGCCGAATACTGTTTCAACAAAAGCCACTCTACTGCATACGGCACGGTAACTTATCAGACCGCCTATCTCAAAGCTCACCACCCGGTGGCCTACATGGCGGCTCTTCTTACAGTTAACGCTGGCGCGACCGACAAAGTACAACGCTACATCTCTAACTGTAACGCCATGGGGATTGAGGTGATGCCCCCAGAATTAAATACTTCTCTTACTGACTTCACCCCCAATGGTGATCGCATCCTGTTTGGTTTGTCTGCCGTTCGAAATCTGGGCGATGGAGCCATTTGTCAGTTAATCGCTTCTCGCGAGAGTGATGGACCGTTTCAGTCACTGGCAGATTTGTGTGATCGTATTCCATCAACGGTGCTGAACCGTCGCGGTTTAGAGTCTCTAATACACTGTGGCGCAATGGATGCTATAGACGGTAATCTCAACAGAGCACAGTTGATAGCTGATCTCGATCCAATTTTGGATTGGGCTTCCTCGCGAGCAAGGGACCGCGGTAGCGGTCAGGGCAATCTCTTCGATTTGGTGTCAACGACCCTTGGCGGGGCTGATTGTCCTAGCAGCCCCAGCGTAGCTCCAAAAGCAGCGCCAGTTTCAGACTACTCACCCTCGGAAAAACTGCAGCTGGAGAAAGATTTTGTTGGCTTTTATCTGTCAGATCACCCACTCAAGCAACTGACTTCCTCCTCTCGCCTGTTAGCTCCAATCGACTTAGGCTCCTTGGAAGAACAACCAGATAAAAGTAAGGTCAGTGCGATTGTGTTGGTTACTGAATTGCGTCAGGTAACTACACGAAAAGGCGATCGGATGGCAGTTATTCGGCTTGAAGACCTCACCGGCAGCTGCGAAGCGGTAGTCTTCCCGAAAACTTACGCACGATTAACAGACCATCTCATAGAGGAGACACGCTTATTGGTTTGGGCAGGCGTTGATCGACGCGACGAACGGGTTCAACTAATTGTTGACGATTGCCGTGCTATCGATAATTTAACATTGCTCCTTGTGCAACTTCCTTTCGGTCAGGCCAATGATATTGTTGTGCAACACAAATTGCGCCAATGCCTAGCTCAGTATCGCCCTAGGCAAGATGAACTCGGTGTCAAGGTCCCTGTCATTGCAGAGATTCGTCTCGGCGATATGGTGCGCTACGTTCGCTTTGGCGCCCAATTTTGTGTTCGGGATCCAATTGAGGCTATTCAAGCGTTAAATGATCAATCTTTCTCAGCACGGTGTAGCGAGCGTTTAGTGCTGGGATAA
- a CDS encoding STAS domain-containing protein gives MPGGPDPISELQRLTVSLRGGFEQKDQCLVLNFTGQLDAYSEKQFSKYVTGILKASKLPAVLDLSKIDFVDSSGLGALVHLAKQCTDVKRAFHLVGNTRVSQTVKLVRLEDFLHLVNDLPTALNKLAA, from the coding sequence ATGCCTGGGGGGCCTGATCCCATCAGCGAGCTTCAACGATTAACCGTTTCACTTCGAGGCGGGTTCGAGCAAAAGGATCAATGCTTGGTGCTCAATTTCACAGGACAGTTGGATGCTTATTCCGAGAAGCAATTTTCGAAATACGTCACCGGTATACTCAAGGCCAGCAAATTACCTGCTGTACTGGATCTTAGCAAAATTGATTTTGTAGATTCCTCCGGACTGGGCGCCTTGGTACATCTTGCTAAGCAATGCACCGACGTTAAACGTGCTTTTCATCTTGTCGGCAACACGCGCGTATCCCAAACCGTGAAGCTGGTGCGCCTAGAGGACTTTCTTCATCTGGTTAATGATTTACCGACCGCTCTCAATAAGCTTGCGGCTTGA
- the carA gene encoding glutamine-hydrolyzing carbamoyl-phosphate synthase small subunit, with protein sequence MPDFPSSEAHLVLADGTVLSGAGFGHRGAAMGEVVFNTAMTGYQEVLTDPSYEGQLVAFAYPELGNTGVNADDQEASMPHARGVIARQLAPCPSNWRSQGSLESWMRDHQIVGILGVDTRALIRHLRDRGAMNGVICTKGSRPITLLDELRAAPSMEGYDLASCVSTTKSYRWTDTCRVDFDRRLQAKPSRPFQVVAIDFGIKRAILDRLVAHGCEVTVLPMNSDIATVRSHKPDGVFLSNGPGDPAAVTKGIALAKALLEEKDLPMFGICLGHQILGLALGGSTFKLAYGHRGLNHPCGITGQVEITSQNHGFALDSHSLMSDQIDITHFNLNDQTVAAIAHRSKPVFSVQYHPEASPGPHDADHHFSRFVALMSDCRRGGG encoded by the coding sequence ATGCCCGATTTCCCATCCAGCGAAGCTCACCTCGTTCTCGCTGATGGCACAGTCCTAAGCGGTGCTGGTTTTGGTCACCGAGGGGCAGCTATGGGAGAGGTTGTTTTCAATACAGCAATGACTGGATATCAGGAGGTGCTTACCGATCCTTCTTATGAGGGGCAGCTGGTGGCGTTTGCGTATCCTGAACTGGGAAACACGGGTGTAAACGCCGATGATCAGGAGGCCAGCATGCCCCATGCTCGTGGAGTAATTGCGCGACAGTTGGCACCTTGTCCCAGCAATTGGCGTAGTCAAGGCTCCCTTGAAAGTTGGATGCGCGACCATCAGATCGTAGGTATTTTGGGGGTTGATACGCGTGCGCTCATCCGCCATCTCCGTGACCGCGGTGCAATGAACGGTGTGATTTGTACTAAAGGGAGCCGCCCGATTACCCTTCTCGATGAGCTACGAGCCGCTCCTTCGATGGAGGGTTATGACCTGGCTAGTTGTGTCTCTACAACTAAATCGTATCGTTGGACTGATACTTGCCGTGTCGATTTTGACCGGCGGCTACAAGCCAAACCTAGTCGTCCTTTCCAGGTCGTAGCAATTGATTTCGGGATTAAGCGCGCCATTTTGGATCGCCTTGTCGCCCATGGTTGCGAGGTGACTGTCCTACCGATGAACAGTGACATTGCAACGGTTCGCTCTCATAAACCTGATGGCGTTTTTCTCTCAAATGGACCGGGCGATCCCGCAGCTGTGACTAAAGGAATCGCTTTAGCCAAGGCCCTGCTCGAGGAAAAGGATCTTCCCATGTTTGGCATTTGCTTGGGGCATCAGATCCTTGGTCTAGCGTTGGGTGGTTCTACCTTCAAACTTGCCTATGGTCATCGTGGCTTAAATCATCCTTGCGGTATCACTGGTCAAGTAGAAATTACGAGCCAGAATCACGGTTTTGCTTTGGACTCCCACTCTCTTATGTCTGATCAGATTGATATTACTCATTTCAATCTTAACGATCAAACAGTTGCGGCAATCGCTCATCGGTCTAAGCCTGTTTTCAGTGTTCAGTACCACCCAGAAGCCAGTCCTGGCCCTCATGATGCAGATCATCATTTCTCTCGTTTCGTTGCGTTGATGTCGGATTGCCGTCGTGGTGGTGGTTAA
- a CDS encoding ribonuclease III domain-containing protein produces the protein MSDWICAQTPRGGADQLGPLQLAWIGDAVWELHQRLRHGSRPGRADALHKAVVAYVRADAQSAVLAWLEKEGLLYDNELDLVRRGRNSVGRSPRRVEASVYARATGFETMVGWLFLNNPVRLAELFDQLEMVESISITPPQTP, from the coding sequence TTGAGTGACTGGATTTGTGCTCAGACGCCTCGAGGGGGAGCTGATCAGCTTGGTCCGCTACAGCTTGCTTGGATTGGAGATGCGGTTTGGGAGCTTCATCAACGTTTGCGTCATGGATCTCGTCCAGGCCGCGCAGATGCCCTGCACAAAGCTGTCGTCGCCTATGTCAGAGCAGATGCCCAGTCAGCTGTCCTCGCTTGGCTGGAAAAGGAAGGTTTGCTGTACGATAATGAGTTGGATCTGGTTCGTCGGGGCCGGAACAGCGTTGGGCGGAGTCCCCGTCGGGTTGAAGCCTCTGTTTATGCGCGGGCCACTGGCTTTGAAACGATGGTCGGCTGGCTGTTTCTGAACAATCCAGTCCGACTAGCTGAGCTCTTCGATCAACTGGAGATGGTCGAATCCATTTCTATAACCCCGCCTCAAACTCCATGA